In the genome of Mucisphaera calidilacus, one region contains:
- a CDS encoding aminopeptidase yields the protein MRDPRIEKLAEVLVDYSTEVRAKQIVRITSDPVAMPLVEAVYERCLRAGAYPYVKLQPDSVTDLFFAHGSDEQLGYVSPLALHEIETIDVSIGFWADTNTRSRSRVEPRRLGLASAARKPIFDVFLRRAAAVDKPEDYPGVKPLRWVGTQYPTLASAQDAEMSLTEYEDFVFGAGHLDAVNPASVWAGIKEKQEKLRAYLTGKKELRFRASNGTDLRVNVEGMTWVNCCGESNFPDGEVFTGPNLEASDGGVNGVVRYSFPAVYQGRAAEGVELVFERGRVVKASAEKGEAFLLAMLDQDEGARNLGEIAIGTNYSITEFSRNTLFDEKIGGTFHAAVGEGYPETGNTNKSGLHWDMVCDLRSPANGGVHETGGTIEVDGEVISRDGKFVFEGWPGG from the coding sequence GTGCGTGATCCGCGAATCGAGAAGCTGGCCGAGGTCCTGGTGGATTATTCGACGGAGGTTCGTGCGAAGCAGATCGTGCGGATCACGTCGGACCCGGTGGCGATGCCGCTGGTGGAGGCGGTGTACGAGCGTTGTCTGCGTGCGGGTGCCTACCCGTATGTGAAGCTTCAGCCGGACTCGGTGACTGATTTGTTTTTTGCGCACGGGAGTGACGAGCAGCTGGGTTATGTAAGCCCGCTGGCGTTGCACGAGATCGAGACGATTGACGTGTCGATTGGTTTCTGGGCGGACACGAACACGCGTTCGCGGAGTCGTGTTGAGCCGAGGCGACTGGGGTTGGCGTCGGCGGCGCGGAAGCCGATTTTCGATGTGTTTTTGAGGCGTGCGGCGGCGGTGGACAAGCCGGAGGATTATCCGGGCGTGAAGCCGCTGCGTTGGGTTGGGACGCAGTACCCGACGCTGGCGTCGGCGCAGGACGCTGAGATGTCGCTGACGGAGTACGAGGATTTCGTGTTTGGTGCGGGTCATTTGGATGCGGTGAACCCGGCGTCGGTGTGGGCGGGGATCAAGGAGAAGCAGGAGAAGCTGCGTGCGTATCTGACGGGGAAGAAGGAGCTTCGTTTCCGGGCTTCGAACGGGACGGATCTGCGGGTGAATGTGGAGGGGATGACGTGGGTGAACTGTTGTGGGGAGAGCAATTTCCCGGATGGCGAGGTGTTCACGGGTCCGAATCTGGAGGCGTCGGACGGTGGTGTGAATGGTGTGGTGCGTTACTCGTTCCCGGCGGTGTATCAGGGGCGAGCGGCGGAGGGTGTGGAGCTGGTGTTTGAGAGGGGTCGTGTGGTGAAGGCGTCGGCGGAGAAGGGTGAGGCGTTCCTGCTGGCGATGCTGGATCAGGACGAGGGTGCGCGGAATCTTGGGGAGATCGCGATCGGGACGAACTATTCGATCACGGAGTTCTCGCGGAACACGCTGTTTGACGAGAAGATCGGCGGGACGTTCCACGCGGCGGTGGGTGAGGGTTATCCGGAGACGGGGAACACGAACAAGAGTGGACTGCACTGGGATATGGTGTGTGATCTGCGGTCGCCTGCGAACGGCGGCGTGCACGAGACGGGCGGGACGATTGAGGTGGATGGCGAGGTGATCTCGCGTGACGGGAAGTTCGTGTTTGAGGGTTGGCCGGGAGGGTGA
- a CDS encoding DinB family protein: MKLPADRQLRCALLAIEPSLHGHAYHGAPTHLGLLKGIKSEESLYRPHDKMNSIREIALHIAYWQNSVANYLSGETIRPGFKQRKTGFAAAVDSITPEQWQQEQSFIRDTQQRLVAIVAAYDPKKLNQRSVAKSQMTAVEMIHDNAMHTIYHTAQLKAARQMMKLGS; encoded by the coding sequence ATGAAGCTCCCTGCGGATCGTCAACTACGTTGCGCGCTACTCGCCATCGAACCTTCCCTGCATGGCCACGCCTATCACGGCGCTCCGACACATCTTGGTTTGTTAAAGGGCATCAAGTCTGAAGAGTCTTTGTATCGACCTCATGACAAGATGAATAGCATCCGTGAGATTGCGCTGCATATCGCTTACTGGCAGAACTCAGTTGCGAACTATCTCTCTGGAGAGACTATCCGTCCCGGTTTCAAGCAGCGCAAGACTGGTTTCGCCGCTGCGGTTGATTCGATTACGCCAGAACAGTGGCAGCAAGAACAGAGCTTCATTCGCGACACCCAGCAGCGTCTCGTCGCGATTGTTGCTGCTTATGACCCCAAGAAACTTAATCAGCGTTCAGTTGCAAAGAGCCAGATGACGGCTGTTGAGATGATTCACGACAATGCCATGCACACGATCTACCACACAGCCCAACTCAAGGCTGCTAGGCAGATGATGAAACTCGGTTCATGA
- the acs gene encoding acetate--CoA ligase, translating into MADTQPKGDAESMESVLHEERKFPPPPAFAAQAHVKSLDEYETLHKESVDNPEKFWAEQAADLHWFQKWDRVLEWDLPDAKWFVGAKTNLAYNCLDRQVEAGLGDRTAIIWEGEPTPGGQPEVRRISYKQLLDDVSRFANVLKDLGVKKGDVVTIYMPMVPELAVAMLACARIGAPHSIIFGGFSASAIRDRVEDGQSKIIITADGGWRRGKPVPLKENVDEALTMTDRVEKVVVLERCQNPVTMKEGRDHWWHECAADASADCPAEHMDAEDLLFILYTSGSTGKPKGIMHTTAGYMVYTATTAGITFDLKPATAQAESPDVYWCTADIGWITGHSYIIYGLLPNRVPTLMYEGAPDTPDKDRFWDIIERHKVTKFYTAPTAIRAFMKWGSEHIDKHDISSLQLLGTVGEPINPEAWMWYHQTIGNEKCPIVDTWWQTETGGHMLTPVPGATTTVPGSCTRPFFGIDAAVVNSEGDEMPTNAGGILVIRKPWPSMLRGIYGNRQRFIDTYWSKVEGYYTAGDGARKDQDGNFWIMGRIDDVIVVAGHNLGTMEVESALVSHPAVAEAAVVGFPHEIKGTGIASFVTLRGGVEGTDQLVEEIRDHVAHELGPISKPDLVRFTDALPKTRSGKIMRRLLRDIAAGREITQDMTTLEDVSILAKLQGQG; encoded by the coding sequence ATGGCCGACACGCAGCCCAAGGGCGATGCGGAATCGATGGAGTCCGTCCTGCACGAGGAACGCAAGTTCCCGCCGCCACCCGCCTTCGCAGCCCAGGCACACGTCAAAAGCCTCGACGAGTACGAGACCCTCCACAAAGAATCCGTCGACAACCCCGAAAAGTTCTGGGCCGAACAAGCCGCCGACCTCCACTGGTTCCAGAAATGGGACCGCGTCCTCGAATGGGACCTCCCCGATGCCAAATGGTTCGTCGGCGCTAAAACCAACCTCGCCTACAACTGCCTCGACCGACAGGTCGAAGCCGGCCTGGGCGACCGCACCGCCATCATCTGGGAAGGCGAGCCCACGCCCGGCGGCCAACCCGAGGTCCGACGCATCTCCTACAAACAGCTCCTCGACGACGTCTCGCGATTCGCCAACGTCCTCAAGGACCTAGGCGTCAAAAAAGGCGACGTCGTCACCATATACATGCCCATGGTCCCCGAACTCGCCGTCGCCATGCTCGCCTGCGCACGCATCGGCGCACCCCACTCCATCATCTTCGGCGGCTTCTCCGCCTCCGCCATCCGCGACCGCGTCGAGGACGGACAGTCCAAAATCATCATCACCGCCGACGGCGGCTGGCGACGCGGAAAGCCCGTCCCCCTCAAGGAAAACGTCGACGAAGCCCTCACCATGACCGACCGCGTCGAGAAGGTCGTCGTCCTCGAACGATGCCAGAACCCCGTCACCATGAAAGAGGGACGCGACCACTGGTGGCACGAATGCGCCGCCGACGCCTCCGCCGACTGCCCCGCCGAACACATGGACGCCGAAGACCTGCTCTTTATCCTCTACACCTCGGGATCCACCGGCAAACCCAAGGGCATCATGCACACCACCGCAGGCTACATGGTCTACACCGCCACCACCGCCGGCATCACCTTCGACCTCAAACCCGCCACCGCCCAGGCCGAATCACCCGACGTCTACTGGTGCACCGCCGACATCGGCTGGATCACCGGACACTCCTACATCATCTACGGACTCCTCCCCAACCGCGTCCCCACACTCATGTACGAGGGCGCACCCGACACACCCGACAAAGACCGCTTCTGGGACATCATCGAACGACACAAGGTCACCAAGTTCTACACCGCCCCCACCGCCATCCGCGCCTTCATGAAGTGGGGCAGCGAACACATCGACAAACACGACATCTCCTCACTACAGCTCCTCGGTACCGTCGGCGAACCCATCAACCCCGAAGCATGGATGTGGTATCACCAGACCATCGGCAACGAAAAATGCCCCATCGTCGACACCTGGTGGCAGACCGAGACCGGCGGACACATGCTCACACCCGTCCCCGGCGCCACCACCACCGTGCCCGGGTCCTGCACACGGCCCTTCTTCGGCATCGACGCCGCCGTCGTCAACTCCGAAGGCGACGAAATGCCCACCAACGCAGGCGGCATCCTCGTCATCCGAAAACCATGGCCCTCCATGCTCCGCGGGATCTACGGCAACCGACAACGCTTCATCGATACCTACTGGTCCAAGGTCGAGGGCTACTACACCGCGGGTGACGGCGCACGCAAAGACCAGGACGGCAACTTCTGGATCATGGGACGCATCGACGACGTCATCGTCGTCGCAGGACACAACCTCGGCACCATGGAAGTCGAGTCCGCACTCGTCTCGCACCCCGCCGTCGCCGAGGCCGCCGTCGTCGGATTCCCACACGAAATCAAGGGCACCGGCATCGCCAGCTTCGTCACCCTCCGTGGCGGCGTCGAGGGCACCGACCAGCTCGTCGAGGAAATCCGCGACCACGTCGCCCACGAACTCGGACCCATCTCAAAACCCGACCTCGTCCGCTTCACCGACGCACTCCCCAAAACACGCTCCGGCAAGATCATGCGACGACTCCTACGCGACATCGCCGCCGGCAGGGAAATCACCCAGGACATGACCACCCTCGAAGACGTCTCCATCCTCGCCAAACTGCAGGGCCAGGGGTGA
- the pyrH gene encoding UMP kinase yields the protein MSSTPDPSASEPRYRRVLLKLSGEALCRSGEFGIDAEELRLIGGEIVKAAKQGTQLAVVVGGGNMIRGAAMAKDGVIEQATADYMGMLGTVINALALKEVLEKLGQPARVLSAINLSSVAETFIRGRAIRHLEKGRVVIFAAGTGNPFFTTDSGAALRATEIGADVVLKATKVDGVYDKDPVKYPDAVRFERLSFDEAIDRRLAVMDLAAFTMCKDNGIPIVVFNMKTPGHIAEVVAGVGHGTLVEP from the coding sequence ATGAGCAGCACCCCGGATCCTTCTGCGTCGGAACCGCGTTACCGCCGAGTCCTGTTGAAGCTTTCGGGGGAGGCGTTGTGTCGGTCGGGGGAGTTTGGGATTGATGCAGAGGAATTGAGGCTGATTGGTGGTGAGATTGTGAAGGCGGCGAAGCAGGGGACGCAGCTGGCGGTGGTGGTGGGTGGCGGGAACATGATTCGCGGGGCGGCGATGGCGAAGGACGGGGTGATTGAGCAGGCGACGGCGGACTACATGGGGATGCTGGGGACGGTGATCAACGCGTTGGCGTTGAAGGAGGTTCTGGAGAAGCTGGGGCAGCCGGCGCGGGTGCTGAGTGCGATCAACCTGTCGTCGGTGGCGGAAACGTTTATCCGTGGTCGTGCGATCCGTCACCTTGAGAAGGGTCGTGTGGTGATCTTCGCGGCGGGGACGGGGAACCCGTTTTTCACGACGGATTCGGGGGCGGCGTTGCGTGCGACGGAGATCGGTGCGGACGTGGTGCTGAAGGCGACGAAGGTGGACGGGGTGTATGACAAGGACCCGGTGAAGTATCCGGACGCGGTGCGTTTCGAGCGGTTGTCGTTTGACGAGGCGATTGATCGTCGTCTGGCGGTGATGGACCTGGCGGCGTTCACGATGTGCAAGGACAACGGGATCCCGATTGTGGTGTTCAACATGAAGACGCCCGGGCATATCGCGGAGGTGGTGGCGGGTGTGGGCCACGGGACGTTGGTGGAGCCGTAG
- the frr gene encoding ribosome recycling factor, translating to MDLDSIQLHAEETMVKSLEYVRSELKGVRTGRATTGLVEFVKVEVYGSETDLRSVALISAPEPTQILVKPYDGSTVQEIAKGITAAGLGLNPMVDGKQIRINIPPLSGDRRKELAASVKQMGEAAKVAMRNARRDANKHIDQLAKDKSQHISEDEIEGAKEEIQDLLKKHEKIVEDEVAAKAKEIQEV from the coding sequence ATGGATCTGGATTCGATTCAACTGCATGCCGAGGAGACGATGGTCAAGTCGCTCGAGTACGTGCGTAGCGAGTTGAAGGGTGTGCGTACGGGTCGTGCGACGACGGGGCTGGTGGAGTTCGTGAAGGTGGAGGTTTACGGTTCGGAGACGGATCTTCGTTCGGTGGCGTTGATCAGTGCGCCGGAGCCGACGCAGATTCTGGTGAAGCCTTACGACGGCTCGACGGTGCAGGAGATTGCGAAGGGGATCACGGCGGCGGGGTTGGGGTTGAACCCGATGGTGGACGGCAAGCAGATCCGGATCAACATCCCGCCTTTGTCGGGTGATCGTCGCAAGGAGTTGGCGGCGTCGGTGAAGCAGATGGGCGAGGCGGCGAAGGTGGCGATGCGGAACGCCCGGCGGGACGCGAACAAGCACATCGACCAGCTGGCAAAGGACAAGTCGCAGCACATCAGCGAGGACGAGATCGAGGGGGCGAAGGAGGAGATTCAGGATCTGCTCAAGAAGCACGAGAAGATCGTCGAGGATGAGGTCGCTGCGAAGGCGAAGGAGATTCAGGAGGTCTGA
- a CDS encoding radical SAM protein, with amino-acid sequence MTERNPHLGDELGIEAVIAGERRLSRADAMRLYHEAELTELGRWASAVCDRIHGPMRAEDGSRGVRTYVIDRNINYTNVCSAHCTFCAFRRDEGEDDSYTLTTEQLHEKVRELVEIGGTQVLLQGGMHPGLELGFYEDLLRGLKRAFPQVHIHGFSPPEFVEFVAVLELEGFPTTEPKRSHELPAGVWSAKLEAVMRRLMDAGLDSIPGGGGEIFAEHVRRRIGLGKATADQWLDVMSMAHRLGMKTSATMMFGHIEGVADRIDHMARVRERQDLAIENDWPGRYVSFIAWPFQRENTPLGRLPDFDRESGEAFAGDVLADLVASGSLDGGDKRACDAAVPGAGKVVRQSGASDYLRTQAIARLFLDNVHSIGSSWVTMGPKIGQIALFYGANDLGSVMMEENVVSAAGTTYCLTEPYLCHLIREAGFVPAQRDNYYNLLRVHGGGDGDAPDLRVTDWSTQREKKLHVEGVGSPRKASAETAVRLTIGEG; translated from the coding sequence ATGACAGAGCGTAACCCTCATCTTGGCGACGAACTGGGCATCGAGGCGGTGATTGCGGGCGAGCGGCGGCTGTCGCGTGCCGATGCGATGCGGCTGTACCACGAGGCGGAGTTGACGGAGTTGGGGCGGTGGGCGTCTGCGGTGTGTGACCGGATTCACGGTCCGATGCGGGCGGAGGATGGTTCGCGTGGTGTTCGGACGTACGTGATCGACCGGAACATCAATTACACGAACGTCTGTTCGGCCCACTGCACGTTCTGTGCGTTTCGTCGGGATGAGGGGGAGGATGACAGCTACACGCTGACGACGGAGCAGCTGCACGAGAAGGTGCGGGAGCTGGTGGAGATCGGCGGCACGCAGGTGTTGCTTCAGGGTGGGATGCACCCGGGTCTGGAGCTGGGTTTTTATGAGGATCTGCTGCGCGGGTTGAAGCGGGCGTTCCCGCAGGTGCACATTCACGGCTTTTCGCCGCCTGAGTTCGTGGAGTTCGTGGCGGTGCTGGAGCTGGAGGGTTTCCCGACGACGGAGCCGAAGCGGAGTCACGAGCTGCCTGCGGGCGTGTGGTCGGCGAAGCTCGAGGCGGTGATGCGTCGGCTGATGGACGCGGGTCTGGACTCGATCCCGGGCGGCGGGGGCGAGATCTTTGCGGAGCATGTTCGTCGGCGGATCGGGTTGGGGAAGGCGACGGCGGATCAGTGGCTGGACGTGATGTCGATGGCGCATCGTCTGGGGATGAAGACGTCGGCGACGATGATGTTCGGTCACATCGAGGGGGTGGCGGACCGGATTGATCACATGGCGCGGGTGCGTGAGCGTCAGGACCTGGCGATCGAGAACGACTGGCCGGGCCGGTATGTGAGTTTTATTGCGTGGCCTTTCCAGCGTGAGAACACGCCTTTGGGCCGCCTGCCTGACTTTGATCGTGAATCGGGCGAGGCGTTCGCGGGGGACGTGCTGGCGGACCTGGTGGCGTCGGGCTCGCTGGACGGCGGCGACAAGCGGGCGTGTGATGCGGCGGTGCCGGGCGCGGGGAAGGTGGTTCGGCAGTCGGGTGCGAGTGATTACCTGCGGACGCAGGCGATTGCGCGGCTGTTTCTGGACAACGTGCACTCGATCGGTTCGTCGTGGGTGACGATGGGGCCGAAGATCGGTCAGATCGCGTTGTTCTACGGGGCGAACGATCTGGGTTCGGTGATGATGGAGGAGAACGTGGTGTCGGCGGCGGGGACGACGTACTGCCTGACGGAGCCTTACCTGTGCCACCTGATCCGTGAGGCGGGTTTCGTGCCGGCGCAGCGGGACAATTACTACAACCTGCTGAGGGTTCACGGGGGCGGGGATGGTGATGCACCGGACCTGCGTGTGACGGACTGGTCGACGCAGCGTGAGAAGAAGCTGCACGTGGAGGGCGTGGGTTCGCCTCGGAAGGCGAGTGCGGAGACGGCGGTGCGTCTGACGATCGGCGAGGGTTAA